In Gemella haemolysans ATCC 10379, the genomic window CGCTAAGACTGAGTATTGGCTAGATGATTATATTGTAGATAAAGATATCAGTGTTGTTAAACTAAAGCTTTATACTGGAAGAACGCATCAAATAAGAGTACATATGAAATATAAAGATTATCCTCTCTTAGGTGATGAATTATATGGTGGAGATGTAAGCAATATATCTAGACAAGCTCTTCATTGTACGAATTTGAAATTTATTCATCCTATTACAGACGAAGTAGTGAATGTAAGAGCAGATTTACCAGAAGATATAATTAGTATAATTAAACATAATGAGTAACTTTTTACTTATTATGTTTTTTATTAATATTACATAGTGCTTATTTTAGAAAAAATTGTAGTAATTTATATAAAAATTTATTCATAAAAGTATATAGGAAATTAGAATTTTATAAGTTTTAATATTAGTATTCTCATATTTTTAAATATAAAACTTTATTAAATTTATGTAAACGATAAAAATGTTAGTTTAATTACTTTATTTTCAGTAAGAAAATATGATATAATCAAAATCAAATAATAAAGTTATTTTAATAAGTCAGAAGAGGAGGGATTTTATGATTTCAACATCATTAAAATTCGTGGGTAATACACCCGTATATCAACTAGATAACACAAACATTTTTGTAAAATTAGAGAAATATAACTTAGGAGGAAGTGTAAAAGACAGAGCTGTACTAGGTATGTTAGAAGAAGCTATGTCTCAAGGTGCTATTAATAAAGATACTATTATAGTAGAACCGACTAGTGGAAATACTGGTATAGCTGTGGCTATTTTAGCTTCAGTTTTAGGTTTAAAATCCGTTATAATTATGCCTGAGAGTATGAGTATTGAAAGACGTAATATTATCAAAGCTTATGGAGCGCAACTAATTTTAACTCCTAAAGAATTAGGTATTAAAGGTTCAATCGAAAAAGCTGCAGAAATTCGAGAAAAATACAGCAATGCAATTTCTTTAAGTCAATTTGATAACCCTGCTAACCCAGCTTATCACCACAAAACAACAGGAAGCGAAATTTTAGAACAAGTTCCAAATATTGATGTGTTTGTTGCAGGTGTTGGTACTGGAGGTACATTTACAGGTGTAGCAAGATATCTGAAAGAACAAAAACCAGAAGTTGTAGCGATCGCTGTAGAGCCAGCAGAATCACCAGCTATAAGCGAAGGACGTGGAGGAGTACACAAAATCCAAGGGATCGGAACAGGATTTATTCCAGAAAACTTCCGAAAAGATTACATGGATGATGTATACACTGTTACAAGTGAAGAAGCAATCGAAGAAACTAAAAACTTCTTACGCTCTACAGGTATAGGTATAGGTATTTCTTCGGGTGCAGCAATAGTTGGAGCTAAGAAAGCTGCTGAGAAATATCCAGGAAAAAATATCGTAACAATCTTACCAGATGGAGTAGATAAGTATTTATCAGTACTTGATTTCGAGGATGTTACACACGTAGAAGTGTAATGGGTTATTTTGAAAATTTAAATTATAATTTGAATCGAGTTTTGAAAGATGATCCTGCAGCTAAGTCTAAACTTATGATATATCTTACATATCCTCATATAAAAGCTCTTAATTATCATTTCTTTGCACATAAGTTATATAAAATGGGCTGGCATACAACTGCTCGTTTAATATCGAAAAGGGCGCGTCGAAAGACAGGTATAGAAATACATCCAGGAGCAAAAATAGGAAAAGGTTTATTTATTGATCATGGTATGGGTGTAGTGATAGGAGAAACAGCAATAATAGGTAATAATGTAACAATGTATCATGGTACAACCTTAGGTGGAACAACATTAGACCCAGTTAAAAGGCATCCCACGATAGAGGATAATGTAATGATAGGTGCTGGAGCAAAAGTTTTAGGGAATATCACAATCGGTAAAAATTCTAAAATAGGTGCAAATGCAGTTGTTAAGCATAGTATTCCCGCAGGGACAATTGTCTATGAAGCGAGACCAGCTGTAAAGTATCTAGAATCTGAGCAAACTAAGATTTAAAATAAAAAAAATAATAGAAGTATCTGCAGTTGCTTACTTTTAAATTATAAGAACCCAATAATTAAATATTTAATAATGGAAGAATAAAGGAGCTATTCAATAAATTGAATTTTTTAAAATTATGATTTTAGAAATGAGCTCCTTTATTTTTTATTATTATGTTATAATAATATTGAGAATGTATATAAATAGTTAACATGAGTTTTAATAAGGGAGGTGGAATTGATGTCTACGATAAAAAATTTAATTTTTGATTTAGATAATACTTTATATGATTTTAGTACTATTTGGAAAGAATCTAACAAACTGGTATATAAATATTTAAAATATGACAAAATTGCAAGTTATGAAGAGTTTTTCAGACACTACAAAGCTATCAACAATATACTGGTTGATGAGGTTTTAAAGGGAAATATGAAGCTAAGAGAAATCAGGAATAAACGATTAAAGCTAACCTTGGAGAAATTTGGAATTATTCTTACTGAAGAAGATTGTAATATTTATTATGAGAAACAGTTTGATTTTATAATAGAATCAATAAAACCTAATGAAGAAGTAAATTTATGGTTAAGTCGTTTATGTAAAAAATATAAAATGATATTATTAACAAATGGGAAATCTTACGAACAGAGGGAGAAATTAGCTAAGTTAGGTTTAGAAAATTTATTCGAACTGTATATTTCTGGTGAAACCCATATTAGTAAACCTAAAGCAGAAGCATTTATTAATGTTTTAGAGAAGGAAAACATAGTGGCTAGCGAGACTATGATGATTGGTGATTCTCTATATTATGATATAAATCCAGCGAATAAACTAGGAATGAAAACTTGTTTAGTAGAAAGAAAATGGCATTTTGATGACGAGTTACAAAATTATACTGGGTACAAAGTTAAAAATATTATACAGTTTTTTACAGAGTTAGAAACTAATAAACTGTAAAAATATTATTATTTTTCTGAATATAACGAAAGTATAAAAAAAATAAGGTGTATAATAAAGGTTATAATTACTAGTGAATTATGACCTTTATTATATTTTTATGTAAATTAAAATACAATGTAAAAAGTAAAATAATTATTTGTTATCTTGGGAAGTGCTGTTGATTGAATTTATTGAATTTGTTATACTATTTATGAAAACTATTACAAAGGAGATAAATTTATGAAAAAGAACAAATTATTAGTTGTCAGTATGGCTGCTGTATTATCTTTATCATTAGCAGGGTGTTCTTCAGCTTCAAATAGTACTTCGACCAGCAGTAATGGAACTGTTGCAGTAAAAGAGCTTAAAGGGGAGGAACTGAATAAAATAGAAAAAGATGACAAAGAAAAAGAAAAATATCTTGTTATCGATGTAAGGGATGCTAATGAATATAAAGAAGGGCATGTAAAACACGCTATTAATATCCCATTGGCAGATATTGAAAAACATGCGGAGCATTTAAGTGCATGGAAAGATAAAGAAGTGGTAACAATATGCAATACTGGTAAGAAAAGTAAAGAGGCTGCCGATAAACTTGTAAAAGCAGGATTTAAAAAAGTTTCTAATGCTCAAGGTGTGAAAGACTATAAAGACTATGAAATAGTTAAATTCACTACTTTACTTGCTCATGAATTCCAAGCAGCAATTGATAAAAAAGAGGGGAGATTTATCGATGTTCGTGAAGCAAAAGACTATGAAAAAGGGTACGTAGCTGGAGCTAAAAATATCGACGTTAAGAATATTGATAAAGACTTAGCAGAATTATTACCAACTGATAAAAATGCACCAGTGTACACATATTGCTATAGCGGTAATCGTTCATCTAAAGCTGCCCAAAAAGCAGTAGAACTAGGATATACAAATGTATATAATGCTTTTGATGGTGCTAAAGAACACGAATACAAATTTTAAGAAAATATGATAAAAAATGAGTAAAATATAATATAATTTATTAGAAAAAAACTATTTTTAAGTTATACTAATAAAGGATAGGGTTCTACGAAAATGTATGAGAAATTTAGGGTATCACCTTGTCTTTTATTAAATAAGGAGAGGAAGAAAAAATAAATGAAATATAATAAATTTTTAGCTGTTAGTATGTCAGCAATCTTATCATTAACTTTAGTGGGATGTTCAACTACTTCATCTGCAAAAGAATTAAAAGGTGAGGAGTTAAACAAAATTCAAAAAGATGATAAGGAAAAAGAAAACTATCTTGTTATAGATATTAGGGATGAAGCGTCTTATAAAGAAGGTCACCTTAAACACGCAATTAACATTACATTATCAAAAATAGATAAGAGTATCGAAGAAATCCGTAAATGGAGAGAGAAAAAAGTTGTTGTTTATAGTGATAAATCTGATAAAACTAAAGATGCTATAGATAAACTTACAAAACAAGGATTTAAAGATGTATCTGGAGCCCAAAATGTAAAAGACTTCAGCTATGATCTTGTAAAATATACGTCACTAAGTGGAAGTAAATTTCAGGATGCATTATTAGATACTGCAGCAAATAATGTATTTTTAGATGTAAGAGATAAAGTTGAGTTTGAAAAAGGACATGGTGCAGGGGCTAAAAATATCGATGTAAACAAATTAGATAGTTTACAGTCTATTTTACCTGAAAACAAAGAGGTTCCTATATATGTTTATAGTAATACTGGGAACAGTTCATCTGTGGTAGCTCAAAAACTAATTGACTTAGGATATAAAAATGTCTTTAATGCAATTGACGGAACTAAAGAATTTAGTTATAAATTTGAAATTGCTGATTGCTGTAAAGATCCAAGTGATGCAGTAAAAGGTTCAGAGAAACATGAAGGACACAGTGATTCTTCAGAGAAGAAAGAAGACCATTCTGGACACAAACATTAATATATAAAGTAAAAGGGTGACTCAAATTAGTAATTTCAATTAGAAATTTTATAGTTGAGTTTCCCTTTTTTGTATAGGGGCTGATCCAAAAGGCCTAAATTTTATAAAAGGAAAATTTCAGAGATGAAAAATAGAATAATATTTTTTACAAGGGTACCGAAGGTAGGTACAACAAAAACAAGGTTGTATGACTTTGTATCTCCGGATACTGCTGTAGAAATCCAAAAGAAATTAATGAAAAAAAACTATAATGTTTTAAAAAAGTGTGGAGAAGAGATAGCAGTCTATCATGATAGTCAAAGCATTGATGATAAAGTGATGGAGAATATTTTAGAAAATAGAGAATTTTCTTATCAAGTAGGTGAAACACTTGGTGATAAAATGTATAACGCAATTGATGAGGAGTTAAAGTGTAGTGATAAGGTAATTTTATTAGGTTCAGATATCTATAATCTTCAAGAAAATATGATTCATGCTGCGTTTAAAAAATTAGATGAGCATGATGTCATTATAAATCCAAGTGTTGATGGTGGTTATTTTTTAATAGGTATGAAAAAAGCTATTAAAGAAGTTTTTGATCTTCCAAGCTATGGGGATAACACCGTGTTAGAGAATTTACTTACTGTATGTAATGAACAAAAGCTAAGTTATTATCTAGGAGAAGCTGGCTTAGATATCGATACTAAAGAAGATCTTTTATTAGCAGAGACAGGTTATAATAATATTAAGTTATTGGGTGCAGGGGAGTATAATATTAACTTTACCTTTGATGATGGAGATTTGAAAAAGGTTCTTAGAATAAATACGAAGAGCCAGATGAATCTTGAAAATCAAATAGAATATGAATACGAAACGCTACAATTGTTGAAAGATAGTGGAGTTACACCGAAACCTTATGATTTAGTAACAGAGACGAATTTATTACCTTATAAATATTTAACAATGGAATTCTTAAAAGGAAGACCACTTAATTACCAAACAGATATGCATATTGCAGCTTATTTATTAAGTAAGGTTCATAATACATCATATGGAGACAATAACTTAATCAATGCAGCCAACCCATTCCAACTTATGTTTGATGAATGTAAACAAATGGCAGGTGAGTATTTAGCTTGGGACAAAGCCGATGAGAAAGTTAGTTCTTATATTAATAGATTCTTAGAAAAGTGTCTGACACTTATACCTGAAAAGTATAGTATTGCTAATCCGTGTATTATAAACACTGAACTAAATTCAGGAAATTTCTTAATAGGTGAAGGAAAAGAGGATAGCTATGTTATTGATTGGGAGAAGGCATTAATAGGAGAATGTGAACAAGATTTAGCACATTTTCTAGCACCGACAACGACATTTTGGAAAACTGATATTATTTTATCAGAAACTGAAATTAATGACTTTTTAGAAGAATATGGGAATTATAGAAATTTCGATAGAAAGAGATTCGAGAGGTATTTAATATTTAATTGTCTAAGAGGAGTTACTTGGTGTAGCATGGCATTTAGACAGTATAGTGAAAATGATAAAATACTGATGGATGACACTACATTTAAAAAAATAGCGTCATATATTGAATTAGAATTTTTAGAAAAAGTATCAGCGTACTTTAAATAGGAGGAGAGTAATGACTGAGTTTATTCAAAGTTTTGGTGTCTTAGCACCGATAATTTATGTATTAATGTTTATGTTCTTACCGGTATTTTTCTTTCCAGTTCCGATACTTGCTGTTGCTGGAGGAGTGGCGTTTGGTTTTGTTGAGGGAAGTTTACTAACCTTCGTTGGAGCTTCATTAAATTGTTATATTATGTTTGTAATATCACGTCGTTTCGGTCGTGAATGGGTGAAAAACTACCTTAAGAAAAAAATGACACCTAAGCAACACGATAGAATTTTTAATGTTAGTGATGAAAAACTAATGATGAGTTTAGTAATACTGAGACTAATACCTTTAGTACCGTATAATATGATAAACTACGGATATGGTTTAACTAATATCAGTTTATCAAAATATATGATAGCGAGTGTACTTGGTATTATCCCTGGAACAGTAGTATTCTTAAACTTTGGAGCTACTAGTACAAATATTTTCAGTAAAGAATTTTTAATTGCTTCATTATTAGTAATTTTATTAACTGTAGGTTCTATCTATTTATCTAAGTTAGTAGAAAAAAGAGAACAGCAAAAGAAAGCAGAAAACAAATAAAAATAAAACTCTCAAGATTTCTTGAATTCTTGAGAGTTATTTTTTATACATGAATTATTTCAACTTCTCCAAATGTTACCGAACCATTTAGGATAATTTTAACATCTTTACCAATGCTGTGAGTATGTTTTTGAACTTTTCCAAGGAAGTTATTTGTATTATTCTCGATTGCCCATTCTTTTGGAACATACACTTTTAGATTACCAAAAGAAATAGAAACATTAAGGTCAAAGTTCTTGATAGGATAAGTATCTAATTTCTCAAAGTAGATAGTAGTAGTTCCGAATGTTGTAGAAGCAGAGAATGAATCAGATTTAGTTATGTCTATATACTGAACATTTTCTCCGAATGTTACATCAGAAAAATCATTACCATTTTTTATTTTTTGATGTTTTTTTACTTTGTAAAAATTTTTAAATTCTCTATATTTATATTTTCTAGGAACAAACATAGAGATACCTAGACTAAGGAAAACAGCAACAAAGAATATTTTCCAACCTGATATATCAGCAAAGTGATAATTTTTATTGTATACATAGAATAATAATGCTAGAGGAAAGATAGTTCCAAATGAATCAAAATCCATTAAGCCACGAATAGCGAAAAATCCTAGTACAACAGTACATATAGCTAAGAAGATTGATCCGTTTGGAAAAATACTAAATCCATCAAGTAAAGTAGTTACCGCAAGAATTATAAAAAATAATCCAATAAAACTTCTTCTCATTTATTTTTACCTCATTTCTTTTAATTTATCTTTTAATATTTTGTAGTAATGTCTTGAAATATGGACCTGCTTCTTTGAATTAGAAAAAGAAGCGGTACTTGAACCAGAAAAAGATTTTTCTAGTGAATAAATTGCTTTTGTATTTATTATTGAACTCTTAGAAATTCGACAATAGTAAAAAGGAATAAGTTGCTCTAATTCGTATAATTTGAATTTAACCTCGAAAAATTCATCGGTAGTGTGAGCATAGACTTTATTATCATCGGTTTCAAAAAATAAAATAGATTCAAGAGGGATGAAATATTCAGAGTCGCCTTTGTAGAAAATTATTTTTTGAGAATTTACTATAGCTTTTTCAACTAATTCTTTAATTAAGATGACATCACTATTTAAGTCTGGGGTCTTAATAACTAGTTCAATTTCTTTAAGATTTGAATCTAGTTCGATATTAATTTTCATATTGTCTCCTTTCTAAATGTTTATAGTTATATTATATATTATTTCAGTTTAAAAATTAATAGCTTTTAGTCAAGTGGTAAAAAATAGGAAGCAAGTGGTTAATAATTTAATTGTTTCTTTTGGAATATTCGATAGAAGATAAATTAAAAATGAAAGTAAAGCTTTCTGAATGCGTTAACACATTATCTTGATTTTTTATTGTATTTATTGTATAATAAAAACATATATGGGAGTGGATGAGTTCTGGTGTGCTCTCTAGTCTTCAAAACTAGTATGAGGGGTTAAGAGCCTCTTGGGTGGGTTCGATTCCCACACATTCCCGCCAGTTTTTTTATTTTTTGAACATAGTAATGCCATCATGGGTTTTATCCATGATGGCATCTTTTTATTTATTTATGATTAATAAAAGTATTAATAGTATTGAGAAAAGTACTATAATAAAGAGACTTTTGATTTTATCGATAGTGTATTTATTATAGTGTGTTCGAGCTTTGAAGTCTTCATAAGCATGGATTGTCATAGCCTCGGATATTTGAGGTTGCCAAGTTAACGCAATAAATATGGCTTTAGCGTAGTAATAAGGCGACCAAAATGGTAAAAATATACCACGAAGACGACTAGATTTTGTAATCATTTGAGTTTCATAT contains:
- a CDS encoding PLP-dependent cysteine synthase family protein — encoded protein: MISTSLKFVGNTPVYQLDNTNIFVKLEKYNLGGSVKDRAVLGMLEEAMSQGAINKDTIIVEPTSGNTGIAVAILASVLGLKSVIIMPESMSIERRNIIKAYGAQLILTPKELGIKGSIEKAAEIREKYSNAISLSQFDNPANPAYHHKTTGSEILEQVPNIDVFVAGVGTGGTFTGVARYLKEQKPEVVAIAVEPAESPAISEGRGGVHKIQGIGTGFIPENFRKDYMDDVYTVTSEEAIEETKNFLRSTGIGIGISSGAAIVGAKKAAEKYPGKNIVTILPDGVDKYLSVLDFEDVTHVEV
- the cysE gene encoding serine O-acetyltransferase; this encodes MNRVLKDDPAAKSKLMIYLTYPHIKALNYHFFAHKLYKMGWHTTARLISKRARRKTGIEIHPGAKIGKGLFIDHGMGVVIGETAIIGNNVTMYHGTTLGGTTLDPVKRHPTIEDNVMIGAGAKVLGNITIGKNSKIGANAVVKHSIPAGTIVYEARPAVKYLESEQTKI
- a CDS encoding HAD family hydrolase, yielding MSTIKNLIFDLDNTLYDFSTIWKESNKLVYKYLKYDKIASYEEFFRHYKAINNILVDEVLKGNMKLREIRNKRLKLTLEKFGIILTEEDCNIYYEKQFDFIIESIKPNEEVNLWLSRLCKKYKMILLTNGKSYEQREKLAKLGLENLFELYISGETHISKPKAEAFINVLEKENIVASETMMIGDSLYYDINPANKLGMKTCLVERKWHFDDELQNYTGYKVKNIIQFFTELETNKL
- a CDS encoding rhodanese-like domain-containing protein; translated protein: MKKNKLLVVSMAAVLSLSLAGCSSASNSTSTSSNGTVAVKELKGEELNKIEKDDKEKEKYLVIDVRDANEYKEGHVKHAINIPLADIEKHAEHLSAWKDKEVVTICNTGKKSKEAADKLVKAGFKKVSNAQGVKDYKDYEIVKFTTLLAHEFQAAIDKKEGRFIDVREAKDYEKGYVAGAKNIDVKNIDKDLAELLPTDKNAPVYTYCYSGNRSSKAAQKAVELGYTNVYNAFDGAKEHEYKF
- a CDS encoding rhodanese-like domain-containing protein — encoded protein: MKYNKFLAVSMSAILSLTLVGCSTTSSAKELKGEELNKIQKDDKEKENYLVIDIRDEASYKEGHLKHAINITLSKIDKSIEEIRKWREKKVVVYSDKSDKTKDAIDKLTKQGFKDVSGAQNVKDFSYDLVKYTSLSGSKFQDALLDTAANNVFLDVRDKVEFEKGHGAGAKNIDVNKLDSLQSILPENKEVPIYVYSNTGNSSSVVAQKLIDLGYKNVFNAIDGTKEFSYKFEIADCCKDPSDAVKGSEKHEGHSDSSEKKEDHSGHKH
- a CDS encoding TIGR04282 family arsenosugar biosynthesis glycosyltransferase, which gives rise to MKNRIIFFTRVPKVGTTKTRLYDFVSPDTAVEIQKKLMKKNYNVLKKCGEEIAVYHDSQSIDDKVMENILENREFSYQVGETLGDKMYNAIDEELKCSDKVILLGSDIYNLQENMIHAAFKKLDEHDVIINPSVDGGYFLIGMKKAIKEVFDLPSYGDNTVLENLLTVCNEQKLSYYLGEAGLDIDTKEDLLLAETGYNNIKLLGAGEYNINFTFDDGDLKKVLRINTKSQMNLENQIEYEYETLQLLKDSGVTPKPYDLVTETNLLPYKYLTMEFLKGRPLNYQTDMHIAAYLLSKVHNTSYGDNNLINAANPFQLMFDECKQMAGEYLAWDKADEKVSSYINRFLEKCLTLIPEKYSIANPCIINTELNSGNFLIGEGKEDSYVIDWEKALIGECEQDLAHFLAPTTTFWKTDIILSETEINDFLEEYGNYRNFDRKRFERYLIFNCLRGVTWCSMAFRQYSENDKILMDDTTFKKIASYIELEFLEKVSAYFK
- a CDS encoding TVP38/TMEM64 family protein, which codes for MTEFIQSFGVLAPIIYVLMFMFLPVFFFPVPILAVAGGVAFGFVEGSLLTFVGASLNCYIMFVISRRFGREWVKNYLKKKMTPKQHDRIFNVSDEKLMMSLVILRLIPLVPYNMINYGYGLTNISLSKYMIASVLGIIPGTVVFLNFGATSTNIFSKEFLIASLLVILLTVGSIYLSKLVEKREQQKKAENK
- a CDS encoding LiaF transmembrane domain-containing protein gives rise to the protein MRRSFIGLFFIILAVTTLLDGFSIFPNGSIFLAICTVVLGFFAIRGLMDFDSFGTIFPLALLFYVYNKNYHFADISGWKIFFVAVFLSLGISMFVPRKYKYREFKNFYKVKKHQKIKNGNDFSDVTFGENVQYIDITKSDSFSASTTFGTTTIYFEKLDTYPIKNFDLNVSISFGNLKVYVPKEWAIENNTNNFLGKVQKHTHSIGKDVKIILNGSVTFGEVEIIHV
- a CDS encoding LytTR family DNA-binding domain-containing protein, with the protein product MKINIELDSNLKEIELVIKTPDLNSDVILIKELVEKAIVNSQKIIFYKGDSEYFIPLESILFFETDDNKVYAHTTDEFFEVKFKLYELEQLIPFYYCRISKSSIINTKAIYSLEKSFSGSSTASFSNSKKQVHISRHYYKILKDKLKEMR